A window of bacterium contains these coding sequences:
- a CDS encoding family 6 glucosyltransferase: protein MKIAVLYIGLGRYTVFWEGFYKSCEQFFLPKHEKTYFVFTDNESLMFEKESNVVKIHQENLKFPYATLLRFEMFSRIRTQLKEFDYIFFLNGNMEFVDFVNEECLPTKENDGLVAGLLLARRFFNNPDRLPYERNPLSNAYIPYGKGTHYLQGGLNGGMADEYLEMIDKLNVAIKEDLANGIIAVVNDESHLNKYLLDKNPLILEPNYMYSDQAFMEEYKKNKKIVVLNKQEPKWGGMDYLRGKRDKPIVGFEAFICSIILFFKKQYRVYVNKFLY, encoded by the coding sequence ATGAAAATAGCAGTTTTATATATAGGGCTTGGTCGATATACTGTATTCTGGGAAGGGTTTTATAAAAGTTGCGAGCAATTCTTTCTTCCAAAACATGAAAAAACATACTTTGTTTTTACCGACAATGAAAGTTTAATGTTTGAAAAAGAGAGTAACGTGGTTAAAATTCATCAGGAAAACCTGAAATTTCCATATGCAACTTTATTGCGATTTGAGATGTTTAGTAGAATTAGAACGCAATTAAAAGAGTTTGATTATATTTTCTTTTTAAATGGAAATATGGAATTTGTTGACTTTGTCAATGAAGAATGTTTGCCCACAAAAGAAAATGACGGGCTGGTTGCAGGTCTTTTGCTGGCCAGACGTTTTTTTAATAATCCGGACAGGTTACCCTATGAAAGAAACCCTCTATCAAATGCTTATATACCCTACGGTAAAGGTACCCATTATTTACAGGGTGGCTTAAATGGCGGAATGGCGGATGAGTATTTAGAAATGATTGATAAACTTAACGTCGCAATCAAGGAAGACTTGGCAAATGGTATTATAGCAGTTGTGAACGATGAATCACATTTGAATAAATACCTGTTAGACAAAAATCCTCTTATTTTAGAACCTAATTATATGTATTCTGATCAGGCTTTTATGGAAGAATATAAGAAAAATAAAAAAATTGTTGTACTCAATAAGCAAGAGCCAAAATGGGGAGGAATGGACTACTTAAGAGGTAAAAGAGATAAACCAATTGTAGGATTCGAGGCATTTATTTGTTCAATAATTTTATTTTTTAAAAAACAGTACAGGGTATACGTTAATAAATTTCTTTATTGA
- a CDS encoding class I SAM-dependent methyltransferase: MKNTECKKTAEYFNENVPEYCLERFGLIVDFIKKQVKSDSNFLDIGCGAGNVLQMIQDQTGIQDLYGMDIAENYLNETGKKVEFKSILGSILDEEIVGKYKNKFDFVMLSAVLHHLIGDSRADSIELAKKALDNAFQLVKPQGYFLLVEPAYAPTISNDFIFNIKKFFSSFVDGRIELFTQGLNIGDPIVSFLTPDQIKNMMQNIDNNELLGEKISSNGVPLAMRFLFVKGTYNTNFISRKIK, from the coding sequence GTGAAAAATACGGAATGTAAAAAAACAGCTGAATATTTTAATGAAAATGTACCTGAGTATTGCCTCGAGAGATTTGGGTTAATCGTTGATTTTATTAAAAAACAGGTAAAATCAGATAGCAATTTTCTTGATATAGGATGTGGGGCTGGAAATGTACTTCAAATGATACAAGATCAAACAGGAATACAAGATCTTTACGGAATGGACATAGCCGAAAATTATTTGAATGAAACAGGCAAAAAAGTTGAATTTAAGTCAATACTGGGTTCTATTCTCGATGAAGAAATAGTAGGAAAATATAAAAATAAATTTGATTTTGTCATGCTGTCAGCAGTATTGCATCATTTAATAGGTGACTCAAGGGCGGATTCTATTGAACTGGCAAAAAAAGCTTTGGATAATGCTTTTCAACTTGTTAAACCTCAAGGGTACTTTCTGCTCGTAGAGCCTGCTTATGCACCGACAATTTCAAATGATTTCATCTTTAACATTAAAAAATTCTTTTCTTCTTTTGTTGATGGTCGAATTGAATTGTTTACTCAAGGTCTCAATATTGGGGATCCTATAGTTTCCTTTTTAACTCCCGATCAGATTAAAAACATGATGCAAAATATAGACAACAATGAACTTTTAGGAGAAAAAATCAGTTCCAATGGTGTTCCTTTGGCGATGAGGTTTTTATTTGTTAAAGGAACCTACAATACCAATTTTATAAGCCGAAAAATAAAATAA
- a CDS encoding class I SAM-dependent methyltransferase, translating to MNDIEKTNLYNDGQYLENNPTWHTEDSPWKALQILKLLDKNNIKPKTISEIGCGAGEILNNLYNEMEEDITFCGYEVSEDAYQICKNKEKARLNFQLKDFLTESDKHYDALLLIDIVEHIDDYIGFLKQVKNKGKYKVFNVPLEIFALKALFGHYYLESREKYGHIHYFNKDIFLAVLEDAGYKVLDWHYGNSVLELAGISKSISLKSRMLHIPRRILNKINVDFSAKLLGGYSLFVLVE from the coding sequence ATGAATGATATTGAAAAAACTAATTTATATAATGACGGTCAGTATTTAGAGAACAATCCCACCTGGCATACAGAGGATTCTCCCTGGAAAGCCTTACAGATACTTAAATTGCTCGATAAAAATAATATTAAGCCAAAAACTATAAGTGAAATAGGTTGCGGTGCCGGAGAAATATTAAACAATCTTTATAATGAAATGGAAGAAGATATAACATTCTGCGGGTATGAAGTTTCTGAAGATGCCTACCAAATATGTAAAAACAAGGAAAAAGCAAGATTGAATTTTCAGTTAAAAGATTTTTTGACCGAATCTGATAAACACTACGATGCGCTGCTTTTAATTGATATTGTAGAACATATAGATGATTACATAGGTTTTTTAAAGCAAGTCAAAAACAAAGGCAAATATAAAGTTTTTAACGTTCCCTTAGAAATATTTGCTCTAAAAGCTTTATTTGGTCATTACTATTTGGAATCCAGAGAAAAATACGGACATATACATTATTTCAATAAAGACATTTTCTTGGCAGTTCTCGAAGATGCCGGGTATAAAGTTTTGGATTGGCATTATGGTAACAGTGTTCTGGAATTAGCCGGAATTAGTAAAAGCATAAGCCTTAAATCAAGAATGCTGCATATACCCAGACGCATCTTGAACAAAATCAATGTTGATTTTTCTGCTAAATTACTGGGCGGATATTCACTTTTTGTCTTGGTTGAATAA